A single genomic interval of Helianthus annuus cultivar XRQ/B chromosome 13, HanXRQr2.0-SUNRISE, whole genome shotgun sequence harbors:
- the LOC110903304 gene encoding glutathione S-transferase T3-like, whose product MNPFNRGFIPPRSSADPNQSGNPTRPVAPVPTRPNPFGSGFLDYNQQSPGFMNLLNQPLSWDPNLYGWNRTFGSPLHEPDVVPETQPEVPDTQPETQKGKGKAKRAHKKKVETNTRTKKNVQTWEPEEEYALTRAFIDVSEDPVIANNQSKTVFWNRIRELFFELMGRGEEYRLPDSISGKWTDINKKCTNFQTVYQRLYSGWKSGSSDEDITQEALVEYTNANGHFPYMKCWQILRHSPKWAIVTTPSGRSGNTRPSKRSKTNESGEPETPTSDARNIGLNEDIPDDEPVEELPRPPGRKSRAKKPESSSMSMGTDMSHAFSEINKRLQDIHELGNKRLEENEKVTEIMRDRQWAHDFDLYSKPHDHLTGKALKMALAQKERIEKKYNL is encoded by the exons ATGAATCCATTCAACCGGGGCTTCATTCCTCCCCGATCTAGTGCGGACCCAAACCAAAGTGGCAATCCTACTCGTCCCGTGGCACCGGTTCCCACTAGACCCAACCCTTTCGGCTCCGGTTTTCTCGATTACAATCAACAAAGTCCCGGGTTCATGAATCTTTTGAACCAACCGCTATCATGGGACCCTAATCTCTACGGGTGGAACCGAA CTTTCGGCTCCCCACTACACGAACCCGATGTTGttccggagacgcaacccgaggTACCGGATACGCAACCGGAGAcgcaaaaaggaaaaggaaaagcaaAACGGGCACATAAAAAGAAAGTGGAAACCAACACCCGAACGAAAAAAAATGTGCAAACGTGGGAGCCCGAAGAGGAGTATGCGTTAACCCGCGCTTTCATCGATGTTTCGGAGGACCCGGTCATag caaacaatcaaagtaaaaCCGTATTTTGGAACCGAATACGAGAACTCTTTTTCGAGCTCATGGGTAGAGGAGAGGAATACCGCCTACCGGACTCTATATCGGGGAAGTGGACCGATATAAACAAGAAgtgcacaaactttcaaaccgtgTACCAACGCTTGTATTCCGGATGGAAAAGTGGAAGTAGCGATGAAGACATTACGCAAGAGGCATTGGTCGAGTATACGAACGCTAATGGCCATTTCCCGTACATGAAGTGTTGGCAAATCCTTCGCCATAGCCCCAAATGGGCCATCGTAACTACTCCTAGTGGTCGTTCGGGAAATACACGGCCATCAAAGAGGTCCAAAACAAACGAGTCGGGTGAACCCGAAACGCCAACCTCCGATGCTCGAAACATCGGCTTGAACGAGGATATTCCGGATGACGAGCCGGTGGAGGAGCTACCAAGACCGCCCGGAAGAAAAAGCCGGGCGAAAAAACCCGAGTCGTCGTCGATGTCTATGGGAACGGATATGAGTCACGCATTTTCGGAGATAAACAAGCGGCTTCAAGACATACACGAACTCGGTAACAAACGTTTGGAGGAGAACGAAAAAGTTACGGAGATTATGCGGGATCGACAATGGGCTCACGACTTTGACTTATACTCCAAACCGCATGACCACTTAACGGGAAAAGCTTTGAAAATGGCGTTGGCACAAAAGGAGcggattgaaaaaaaatataatctttga